The Deltaproteobacteria bacterium genome includes a region encoding these proteins:
- a CDS encoding class I SAM-dependent methyltransferase: MPSATHHGKLNFIERFLVNHPLRFLLQKLIDLPVLLNWARLGRGLSILEAGCGNGRVARHLSEKLKTRSYTAVDIDPKMVAHAESLTEKNSRLVFQVADLCNLPFDDRGFDAVVMLDVLHHLQNWKKGVKEIHRALKKGGRLCLREYSIETFSFPLLGLLFRTLFDHPYEFMFDQPELLSFIRKNGFEITHQNDMSWLLMLVAVKK, translated from the coding sequence ATGCCGTCCGCGACTCACCATGGAAAGCTTAACTTCATCGAGCGCTTTCTTGTCAACCATCCTCTTCGTTTTTTACTGCAAAAACTCATCGACCTGCCGGTTTTGCTCAACTGGGCCCGCCTCGGGCGCGGCCTGTCGATTCTGGAAGCAGGGTGCGGAAACGGGCGGGTGGCGCGGCATCTTTCGGAAAAGCTGAAAACCAGAAGCTACACCGCCGTCGACATCGACCCCAAAATGGTCGCCCATGCCGAGTCGCTCACCGAAAAAAATTCGAGGCTGGTTTTTCAGGTGGCCGACCTCTGCAATCTCCCGTTTGACGACCGGGGCTTTGACGCCGTTGTGATGCTGGATGTTTTGCATCATCTGCAAAACTGGAAAAAGGGGGTGAAGGAAATTCACCGGGCGCTTAAAAAAGGGGGGAGGCTTTGCTTAAGGGAATACAGCATCGAAACCTTTTCCTTCCCCCTTTTGGGCCTCCTCTTTCGAACCCTTTTTGACCACCCCTACGAATTCATGTTCGATCAGCCGGAACTTCTGTCGTTTATCCGCAAAAACGGCTTTGAAATCACCCATCAAAACGACATGTCATGGCTGTTGATGCTCGTGGCGGTGAAAAAATAG
- a CDS encoding TetR/AcrR family transcriptional regulator: MNRKKREGLILDAAIRVFARQGYPATSVSEIIDEAQVARGTFYLYFKSKKDVFNTLIDRFFTELSQNTTKINALGAPPGADLSVVFRQLAGDFIATITKNRLLTKIMLIDSRGLDGAFDAKISQFYDQLARIIQHNLDANIKAGIFRNCDTAVAARCMVGSVKELAASWVMGEGMEIEPVIQGLIDYLLNGLTPFYVPAEKVAAAEEAKSLPRIGVNFH, translated from the coding sequence ATGAATCGAAAGAAGAGGGAGGGGTTGATTCTCGACGCCGCGATTCGTGTCTTTGCCCGCCAGGGTTATCCCGCCACATCCGTCTCCGAAATCATCGACGAAGCCCAGGTTGCGCGCGGCACTTTTTACCTTTACTTCAAAAGCAAAAAAGATGTCTTCAACACCCTGATCGACCGTTTTTTTACGGAACTTTCCCAAAACACGACGAAGATCAACGCCCTTGGCGCCCCTCCGGGGGCCGATTTAAGCGTTGTGTTCAGGCAGTTGGCCGGCGACTTTATCGCCACCATCACCAAAAACCGCCTGCTCACCAAAATCATGCTGATTGACTCGCGCGGTCTCGATGGCGCCTTCGACGCAAAGATCTCCCAGTTCTACGACCAGCTGGCGCGGATCATCCAGCACAATCTCGATGCCAACATCAAGGCGGGCATCTTCCGCAATTGCGACACGGCTGTCGCGGCCCGGTGCATGGTGGGAAGCGTCAAGGAACTGGCCGCCTCGTGGGTGATGGGCGAAGGCATGGAGATCGAGCCGGTCATCCAGGGGTTGATCGACTACCTGCTAAATGGCCTGACTCCTTTTTATGTCCCCGCCGAAAAGGTTGCCGCCGCGGAAGAGGCCAAATCGCTTCCGCGTATCGGGGTCAATTTTCATTAA
- a CDS encoding radical SAM protein, with the protein MTKYDLLKGYFFLFGFPKDGFVSIDVTNKCNLRCKHCYFFEQDVEEHELKAEEWYEKLLEMKKNRTIPFLQCTWVGGEPLLRKDLIDKGRRLFKYNTVVTNGSFPIPDWRDNINFYISIDGDEERHDLVRNRQGLYRKIKKTIAESPVPVTVAFCINALNHQSVEKCFHEWRNHPNVKNFCFDFYTPIETLSDDLALSRELRDSLCDRLLKLKNQYPDFLAVDREVIALMRSDKCRPVTDNCVFSKRASSFDPSGVRKAKCMLGDKADCDRCGCVVPFYMYSLTHKPTVIKNTLRKWFVEPFRRTKVRQAHSVDQPVLS; encoded by the coding sequence GTGACGAAATACGACCTTTTGAAGGGGTATTTTTTCCTTTTTGGGTTCCCCAAAGACGGGTTTGTCTCCATCGATGTCACCAACAAGTGCAACCTCCGGTGCAAACACTGCTATTTTTTTGAGCAGGACGTGGAAGAACACGAACTGAAGGCCGAGGAATGGTACGAAAAGCTCCTCGAGATGAAAAAAAACAGGACAATCCCCTTTTTGCAATGCACCTGGGTGGGGGGAGAACCGCTCCTCCGGAAAGACTTGATCGACAAGGGGCGCAGGCTTTTCAAATACAACACCGTCGTCACCAACGGGTCGTTTCCCATTCCCGACTGGAGGGACAACATCAATTTTTACATCTCCATCGACGGCGACGAGGAGCGTCATGATCTGGTGAGGAACAGGCAGGGCCTGTACCGGAAAATCAAAAAGACCATTGCGGAGTCACCCGTTCCGGTGACGGTGGCCTTTTGCATCAACGCCCTGAATCACCAGTCGGTTGAAAAGTGCTTTCACGAATGGAGAAACCACCCGAACGTCAAAAATTTTTGCTTTGATTTTTACACCCCCATCGAGACACTCTCCGACGATCTCGCCTTGAGCCGGGAGTTGCGCGATTCCCTCTGCGACCGGTTGCTCAAGTTGAAAAACCAATACCCCGATTTTCTGGCGGTGGACCGCGAGGTGATTGCCCTCATGCGTTCGGACAAGTGCCGGCCGGTGACCGACAACTGCGTCTTTTCAAAGAGGGCCTCGTCGTTCGATCCGTCGGGCGTCCGCAAGGCCAAGTGCATGCTGGGGGACAAGGCCGACTGCGACCGGTGCGGCTGTGTAGTCCCCTTTTATATGTATTCGCTCACGCACAAGCCCACCGTCATCAAAAACACCCTGCGCAAATGGTTCGTGGAGCCGTTTCGGCGGACGAAAGTGCGGCAGGCACATTCGGTGGATCAGCCTGTCTTGTCATAA